A genomic segment from Klebsiella africana encodes:
- the murJ gene encoding murein biosynthesis integral membrane protein MurJ: MNLLKSLAAVSSMTMFSRVLGFARDAIVARIFGAGMATDAFFVAFKLPNLLRRIFAEGAFSQAFVPILAEYKSKQGEDATRVFVSYVSGLLTLALAIVTVIGMLAAPWVITITAPGFADTADKFALTTQLLRITFPYILLISLASLVGAILNTWNRFSVPAFAPTFLNVSMISFALFAAPYFHPPVLALAWAVTVGGVLQLAYQLPHLKKIGMLVLPRINLKDAGAMRVVKQMGPAILGVSVSQISLIINTIFASFLVSGSVSWMYYADRLMEFPSGVLGVALGTILLPSLSKSFASGNHDEYCRLMDWGLRLCFLLALPSAVALGILAKPLTVALFQYGKFSAFDAAMTQRALVAYSVGLMGLIVVKVLAPGFYSRQDIKTPVKIAIVTLIMTQVMNLAFIGPLKHAGLSLSIGLAACLNAALLYWQLRKQKIFTPQPGWLTFLLRLIAAVVVMAAALLGVMHIMPEWSQGTMPFRLMRLLVVVVAGVVAYFATLLVLGFRVKEFARRTA; this comes from the coding sequence ATGAACCTTTTAAAATCACTGGCGGCAGTCAGTTCGATGACCATGTTTTCGCGCGTGCTGGGCTTTGCCCGCGATGCGATTGTGGCGCGCATTTTTGGCGCCGGGATGGCGACCGATGCCTTTTTTGTTGCCTTCAAACTGCCTAATCTGCTGCGGCGCATTTTTGCCGAAGGCGCCTTCTCGCAGGCGTTTGTGCCGATCCTTGCCGAATATAAAAGCAAGCAGGGTGAAGATGCTACCCGGGTGTTTGTCTCTTACGTCTCCGGATTGCTGACCCTGGCCCTGGCGATCGTTACCGTTATCGGGATGCTGGCGGCCCCGTGGGTTATCACCATCACCGCCCCCGGATTTGCCGATACTGCCGATAAATTTGCGCTGACCACCCAGCTGTTGCGCATTACCTTCCCCTATATTTTATTGATTTCCCTGGCCTCGCTGGTAGGGGCGATCCTCAATACCTGGAACCGCTTTTCGGTGCCAGCCTTTGCCCCGACGTTTCTCAACGTCAGCATGATTAGCTTCGCGCTGTTTGCCGCGCCGTACTTCCATCCGCCGGTGCTGGCGCTGGCCTGGGCGGTGACGGTCGGCGGCGTGCTGCAGCTGGCCTACCAGCTGCCGCACCTGAAGAAAATTGGCATGCTGGTTCTGCCGCGCATTAATCTGAAAGATGCCGGCGCGATGCGGGTGGTGAAGCAGATGGGGCCGGCGATCCTTGGTGTGTCGGTGAGCCAGATCTCGCTTATCATCAATACCATCTTTGCCTCGTTTCTCGTGTCGGGCTCGGTGTCGTGGATGTATTATGCCGACCGTCTTATGGAGTTTCCGTCCGGCGTGCTGGGTGTGGCGCTCGGCACCATCCTGTTGCCGTCATTGTCGAAAAGCTTCGCCAGCGGTAACCATGACGAATATTGTCGCCTGATGGACTGGGGCCTGCGTCTCTGCTTCCTGCTGGCGCTGCCGAGTGCGGTGGCGTTGGGGATCCTCGCCAAGCCGCTGACCGTGGCTCTATTCCAGTATGGGAAATTCAGTGCCTTTGATGCAGCGATGACCCAGCGCGCGCTGGTGGCCTACTCCGTGGGGCTGATGGGGCTTATCGTGGTAAAAGTGTTGGCGCCGGGATTCTATTCCCGTCAGGACATCAAAACGCCGGTCAAGATTGCCATTGTCACCCTGATTATGACCCAGGTGATGAACCTGGCGTTTATCGGCCCGCTCAAACACGCAGGCCTGTCACTATCCATCGGGCTGGCGGCCTGCCTGAATGCCGCACTGCTCTACTGGCAACTGCGTAAACAGAAAATTTTTACCCCACAGCCCGGCTGGCTGACCTTCCTGCTGCGCCTGATTGCGGCGGTGGTCGTGATGGCCGCAGCGCTGCTGGGCGTCATGCATATCATGCCGGAGTGGTCACAGGGGACGATGCCGTTCCGTCTGATGCGCCTGCTGGTGGTGGTGGTCGCCGGCGTGGTGGCTTATTTCGCCACGCTGCTGGTGCTGGGCTTCCGCGTCAAAGAGTTTGCTCGCCGTACGGCGTAA
- a CDS encoding Gfo/Idh/MocA family protein, with protein MRIGVVGLGGIAQKAWLPVLGAAESWTLQAAWSPGKEKALRICETWRMPYADSLDALAAQCDAVFVHTSTASHYEVVNHLLNAGVHVCVDKPLADKLSEAEALVELAARRHLTLMVGFNRRFAPLYRELKERLGEAASLRMDKHRSDSVGNDLRFTLLDDYLHVVDTALWLADGQARLRGGALQITPQGEMLYAEHQFSSPRLQVTTSMHRRAGSQREWVQAVTDGGLYAVSEMREWQEECGHGVVQRPVAGWQTTLEQRGFVGCARHFIECVQNQTVPETAGEQALLAQRVVEKLWRDAINE; from the coding sequence TTGCGCATCGGGGTGGTTGGGTTAGGCGGCATCGCGCAGAAAGCGTGGCTGCCGGTGCTGGGAGCGGCGGAAAGCTGGACGCTGCAGGCTGCCTGGTCGCCGGGTAAAGAGAAGGCGCTACGGATCTGCGAAACCTGGCGGATGCCATATGCTGATTCCCTCGATGCCCTGGCGGCACAGTGCGATGCGGTTTTTGTCCATACCTCAACGGCTTCACATTATGAAGTGGTAAATCACTTACTGAATGCCGGGGTTCATGTTTGTGTCGATAAACCATTGGCGGACAAGTTGAGTGAGGCGGAGGCGCTGGTCGAACTGGCGGCGCGGCGTCATTTGACCCTGATGGTTGGGTTCAATCGCCGCTTTGCGCCGCTTTATCGTGAGCTGAAGGAGCGGCTGGGCGAGGCGGCATCGCTGCGGATGGATAAGCACCGGAGTGATAGCGTGGGCAACGATCTGCGCTTTACGTTGCTCGATGACTATCTGCATGTAGTGGATACTGCGCTGTGGCTGGCCGACGGTCAGGCGCGTCTGCGCGGCGGCGCGCTGCAGATCACCCCGCAGGGCGAAATGCTCTATGCCGAACACCAGTTCAGTTCGCCCCGGCTGCAGGTTACCACCAGTATGCATCGCCGCGCCGGCAGCCAGCGTGAGTGGGTGCAGGCGGTCACGGATGGCGGGTTATATGCAGTGAGCGAGATGCGCGAATGGCAGGAGGAATGCGGCCATGGCGTGGTCCAGCGCCCGGTCGCCGGCTGGCAAACCACCCTTGAGCAGCGCGGTTTTGTCGGCTGCGCGCGCCATTTTATCGAATGCGTGCAAAATCAGACGGTTCCTGAAACCGCAGGCGAACAGGCGCTGCTGGCTCAGCGGGTGGTCGAAAAACTCTGGCGCGACGCCATTAATGAATAA
- the dinI gene encoding DNA damage-inducible protein I, giving the protein MRIEVSIAKTTALPNGALEALNNELSRRIAEQFPAIDSQVSVRYATGNQLSVFGALKEDKDRISEILQETWESADDWFVHDLS; this is encoded by the coding sequence ATGCGCATTGAAGTGTCTATCGCCAAAACGACCGCCTTACCTAACGGCGCGCTGGAAGCGCTGAATAACGAACTCTCTCGCCGTATCGCCGAGCAATTCCCGGCCATCGATAGCCAGGTGAGCGTCCGCTACGCCACCGGAAACCAGCTCTCGGTGTTTGGCGCCCTGAAAGAAGACAAAGACCGGATAAGCGAAATCCTGCAAGAAACCTGGGAAAGCGCGGACGACTGGTTTGTCCACGATCTCTCCTGA
- the bssS gene encoding biofilm formation regulator BssS, producing MEKNNEVIQTHPLVGWDISTVDSYDALMLRLHYQNPTQENSNDAEIGQTLWLTTDVARQFISILEAGIAKIESGEYQENEYRRH from the coding sequence ATGGAAAAAAATAATGAAGTCATTCAAACCCATCCCCTCGTTGGATGGGACATCAGCACCGTTGATAGCTACGATGCGCTGATGCTGCGCCTGCACTACCAGAACCCCACTCAAGAAAACAGTAATGATGCTGAGATTGGCCAGACGCTATGGCTAACGACGGACGTCGCACGTCAGTTTATTTCAATCCTGGAAGCAGGCATTGCAAAGATTGAATCTGGCGAATACCAGGAAAATGAGTACCGCAGGCATTAA
- a CDS encoding DUF2770 family protein: MRRLFNMLVNNVREHFMIYLALWLLLAIIDLVWLWFF; this comes from the coding sequence ATGCGTCGCCTGTTTAATATGCTGGTCAACAACGTGCGCGAGCACTTTATGATCTATCTTGCGCTCTGGTTGTTGCTGGCCATCATCGATCTCGTCTGGTTATGGTTTTTCTGA
- a CDS encoding LysR family transcriptional regulator — MRWGYFSLNAAGAVARLVVKRLYVARIGKRKMKRQERIDRIELMRTYIRIIEAGSLSAAAGQMDTTQATVSRRLQSLESLLGVKLILRTTHAMKLTDDGERCYRHARQVVDAWLALEDDLRIADDRPVGVLRVRAPHAFGQQQLLEPLVAFLQRHPQLSVEWMLNDNTVDFLSDNIDCAIRVGAEVDPATVSVLLAEVPRCVVASPELLAKFPPLTTLDDLSALPWIAINTFYQHEVRLRHHPGGQIVSTAITPCLSTDSLYVARNTALAGLGVAMVSSWTVVEDIAAGRLIELFPQWRPASLPVHLVYPWARYYPTRLRKFLDLMREIMPDLAGMQRPQSA; from the coding sequence ATGCGATGGGGCTATTTTTCCCTGAATGCGGCTGGTGCGGTAGCCAGGCTGGTGGTAAAACGGTTATACGTAGCACGTATAGGCAAAAGAAAAATGAAAAGACAGGAGCGTATAGACCGCATTGAGCTGATGCGCACCTATATTCGTATTATAGAGGCCGGCTCACTCTCCGCCGCTGCGGGGCAGATGGATACCACCCAGGCGACCGTCAGCCGCCGTCTGCAATCTCTGGAAAGCCTGCTGGGGGTGAAGCTTATCCTGCGTACCACCCATGCGATGAAGCTCACCGACGATGGCGAACGCTGTTATCGCCATGCCCGTCAGGTAGTGGATGCCTGGCTGGCGCTGGAGGATGACCTGCGTATTGCCGACGATCGGCCGGTAGGAGTGCTGCGGGTCCGGGCGCCCCACGCTTTTGGCCAGCAACAACTGCTGGAACCGTTGGTGGCGTTTCTGCAGCGTCATCCGCAGTTGTCGGTCGAGTGGATGCTGAACGATAATACTGTCGACTTTCTCAGCGATAATATCGACTGCGCCATCCGCGTGGGGGCGGAGGTGGATCCGGCCACGGTATCCGTGCTGTTGGCGGAAGTGCCGCGGTGCGTGGTGGCTTCCCCCGAACTGCTGGCGAAGTTCCCGCCCTTAACCACGCTGGATGATTTATCCGCTCTGCCGTGGATCGCTATCAACACCTTTTATCAGCATGAGGTGAGACTCCGGCATCATCCAGGTGGGCAAATTGTTTCCACGGCGATAACTCCCTGTCTGAGCACTGACAGCCTGTACGTCGCGCGCAACACTGCGCTGGCAGGGCTAGGGGTGGCGATGGTGTCCAGCTGGACGGTCGTGGAGGATATTGCCGCCGGACGGCTGATTGAGCTGTTCCCGCAGTGGCGTCCGGCCTCGCTGCCGGTTCATCTGGTTTATCCCTGGGCGCGCTATTATCCGACACGCCTGCGTAAGTTCCTTGACCTGATGCGGGAGATCATGCCGGATCTGGCCGGGATGCAGCGTCCGCAAAGCGCATAA
- a CDS encoding MFS transporter, whose translation MTPTSLSTRDAGWIIFILALGAGFSVASIYYAQPLLPLMGANLHLTVEGMGLVPTLTQAGYALGILFLLPLGDRHDRRRLILLKSAMLAILLLLCSLTGQLTSLLVVSLLIGMAATMAQDIVPAAAILAPAGKQGKMVGTVMTGLLLGILLSRTVSGVVGAVFGWRVMYQAAAVSVALIGLVMWRVLPRFAVHSTLSYPQLMASMAHLWRRYPALRRAALAQGALSIAFSAFWSTLAVMLSEHYHMGSAVAGGFGIAGAAGALAAPLAGGLADKFGAGKVTQMGAALVTLSFALMFMLPLLPLHGQLALIALSAIGFDLGLQSSLVAHQNLVYGLEPQARGRLNALLFTVVFIGMSLGSVLGSKLYVLAGWNGVIMLAVVSGAIALAIRLLENARIVAAERSTS comes from the coding sequence ATGACACCGACTTCCCTTTCCACCCGCGATGCGGGCTGGATTATCTTCATTCTCGCGCTCGGCGCTGGCTTCAGCGTCGCCTCGATCTACTACGCGCAACCGCTGCTGCCGCTGATGGGCGCTAACCTCCATCTGACGGTGGAAGGAATGGGCCTGGTCCCTACCCTGACGCAGGCCGGCTACGCGCTCGGCATTCTGTTCCTGCTCCCCCTCGGTGACCGTCACGATCGCCGCCGGCTGATCCTGCTGAAGAGCGCCATGCTGGCGATCCTGCTGCTTCTGTGCAGCCTTACCGGCCAGCTCACCTCACTGCTGGTGGTCAGTCTGCTGATCGGCATGGCGGCGACCATGGCGCAGGATATCGTTCCGGCGGCAGCGATCCTCGCCCCTGCGGGCAAGCAGGGAAAAATGGTGGGCACGGTGATGACCGGGCTGCTGCTGGGGATCCTGCTCTCACGGACGGTCAGCGGCGTGGTGGGCGCCGTATTCGGCTGGCGGGTGATGTATCAGGCGGCGGCCGTCAGCGTCGCGCTGATTGGCCTGGTAATGTGGCGGGTTCTGCCGCGCTTCGCTGTTCACTCGACGCTCAGCTATCCGCAGCTAATGGCCTCGATGGCGCATCTGTGGCGCCGTTACCCGGCATTACGCCGCGCCGCACTGGCTCAGGGCGCGCTCTCCATTGCCTTTAGCGCTTTCTGGTCGACGCTGGCGGTAATGCTTTCCGAACACTATCACATGGGCAGCGCGGTAGCGGGCGGTTTTGGTATCGCCGGGGCTGCCGGGGCGCTGGCGGCACCGCTGGCCGGCGGTCTGGCCGATAAGTTTGGCGCAGGTAAAGTGACTCAGATGGGCGCTGCGCTGGTCACCCTCTCCTTCGCCCTGATGTTTATGCTGCCACTGCTGCCTCTGCATGGCCAGCTGGCGCTGATTGCCCTCTCGGCGATTGGCTTTGACCTTGGCCTGCAGTCAAGCCTGGTGGCGCATCAGAACCTGGTTTATGGCCTGGAGCCGCAGGCCCGTGGACGTCTGAACGCCCTGCTGTTTACCGTGGTCTTTATCGGGATGTCGCTGGGGTCAGTGCTGGGCAGCAAGCTGTATGTGCTGGCCGGCTGGAACGGGGTAATCATGCTGGCCGTCGTCAGTGGGGCAATCGCCCTGGCGATCCGCCTGCTGGAAAATGCCCGTATCGTCGCTGCCGAACGCAGCACGTCCTAA
- a CDS encoding YceH family protein, with protein MKYQLTAHEARVIGCLLEKQVTTPEQYPLSVNAVVTACNQKTNREPVMSLSEGEVQALLDTLVKRHYLRTVSGFGNRVTKYEQRFCNSEFGDLKLSAGEVAVVTTLLLRGAQTPGELRSRAQRMHEFSDMAEVESVLEGLATREDGPFVARLPREPGKRESRYMHLFCDDMDTLITTVEALAPLEDDDDLRARVEALEGEVAELKARLDSLLHHLGD; from the coding sequence ATGAAATATCAATTAACCGCGCATGAAGCGCGCGTCATTGGTTGTTTGCTGGAAAAACAGGTCACCACCCCCGAACAGTATCCGCTGTCGGTGAACGCCGTGGTCACCGCCTGCAATCAGAAAACCAACCGCGAACCGGTGATGTCCCTGAGCGAAGGCGAGGTCCAGGCCCTGCTGGATACGCTGGTGAAACGGCACTATCTGCGCACGGTCAGCGGATTCGGTAATCGCGTCACCAAATATGAACAGCGCTTTTGCAACTCCGAGTTTGGCGATCTGAAACTCAGCGCCGGCGAGGTAGCGGTGGTGACGACGTTACTGCTGCGCGGTGCTCAGACGCCGGGCGAACTCCGCAGCCGGGCGCAGCGGATGCATGAGTTCAGCGATATGGCGGAAGTGGAAAGCGTGCTGGAAGGGCTGGCAACGCGCGAAGATGGCCCCTTCGTCGCCCGCCTGCCTCGGGAGCCGGGGAAGCGGGAAAGCCGCTATATGCATCTGTTTTGCGATGATATGGACACGCTGATCACCACGGTGGAAGCACTCGCACCGCTGGAAGATGATGACGATCTGCGTGCCCGGGTTGAAGCACTGGAAGGTGAGGTAGCGGAGTTAAAAGCGCGCCTCGACTCGCTGTTACACCATCTGGGAGATTAA
- a CDS encoding lipoprotein, whose amino-acid sequence MKKILIAAALIVSGLLSGCNQLTQYTVSEQEINQALQKRNHFAKDIGLKGVADAHIELQNLTSAIGREEPGKVTLTGIANVDLNSLFGTQKATIDLKLKALPTFDREKGAIFLQEMEVVDAKVAPEKLQSVIQALLPYLNQSLRSYFSQQPAYILREDASTGEALAKKYAKGIEVKPGEIVIPFTN is encoded by the coding sequence ATGAAAAAGATATTGATCGCCGCCGCGCTAATTGTCAGCGGCCTGCTGAGCGGCTGTAATCAGCTGACCCAATACACGGTAAGCGAGCAGGAGATTAACCAGGCCCTGCAGAAGCGAAACCATTTTGCCAAAGATATTGGTCTGAAAGGCGTTGCCGACGCCCATATCGAACTGCAGAACCTCACCAGCGCTATCGGGCGCGAGGAGCCGGGCAAAGTTACGCTGACCGGGATCGCTAACGTTGATCTGAACTCCCTGTTCGGCACGCAGAAAGCGACGATCGATCTGAAGCTCAAAGCGCTGCCAACCTTTGACAGAGAGAAAGGCGCTATCTTCTTGCAGGAAATGGAGGTGGTGGATGCCAAAGTGGCGCCCGAGAAGCTACAGTCGGTCATTCAGGCCCTGCTCCCCTACCTGAATCAGTCGCTGCGCAGCTACTTCAGCCAGCAGCCGGCCTATATCCTGCGTGAGGACGCCAGCACCGGTGAAGCGCTGGCGAAGAAATACGCCAAGGGCATAGAGGTGAAGCCGGGCGAGATTGTCATCCCCTTTACCAATTAA
- the pyrC gene encoding dihydroorotase: MTAQSQVLKIRRPDDWHIHLRDDDMLKTVVPYTSEFYGRAIVMPNLVPPVTTVAAAIAYRQRILDAVPAGYNFTPLMTCYLTDSLDPAELERGFNEGVFTAAKLYPANATTNSSHGVTSIDAIMPVLERMEKLGMPLLVHGEVTQAEIDIFDREARFIETVMEPLRQRLPGLKVVFEHITTKDAAEYVRDGNELLAATITPQHLMFNRNHMLVGGIRPHLYCLPVLKRNIHQQALRELVASGFSRAFLGTDSAPHTRHRKEASCGCAGCFNAPTALGSYATVFEEMNALQHFEAFCSLNGPRFYGLPINESYVELVREETTVVDSIALPNDTLVPFLAGETVRWTMKK; this comes from the coding sequence ATGACAGCACAATCCCAGGTATTGAAAATCCGCCGCCCAGACGACTGGCATATCCATCTGCGCGATGATGATATGCTGAAAACCGTCGTGCCTTATACCAGTGAGTTTTATGGCCGGGCGATCGTGATGCCGAATCTGGTGCCGCCTGTCACCACCGTCGCGGCGGCTATCGCTTACCGCCAGCGCATTCTGGATGCCGTGCCGGCCGGGTATAATTTTACCCCGCTGATGACCTGCTATCTGACGGACTCCCTCGATCCGGCAGAGCTGGAACGTGGCTTTAACGAAGGGGTGTTCACCGCCGCCAAGCTTTACCCGGCCAACGCCACCACCAACTCCAGCCACGGCGTCACCAGTATCGACGCCATTATGCCGGTGCTGGAGCGGATGGAAAAACTGGGGATGCCGCTGCTGGTTCACGGCGAAGTCACTCAAGCCGAGATTGATATTTTCGATCGCGAAGCGCGCTTTATTGAGACGGTGATGGAGCCCCTGCGCCAGCGCCTGCCCGGCCTGAAAGTGGTTTTTGAACATATCACCACCAAAGACGCCGCCGAGTACGTGCGTGACGGTAATGAACTGCTGGCAGCTACCATCACCCCGCAGCATCTGATGTTCAACCGCAACCATATGCTGGTGGGTGGCATTCGCCCTCACCTGTACTGTCTACCGGTACTCAAACGCAATATTCACCAGCAGGCTCTGCGTGAGCTGGTCGCCAGCGGTTTCAGCCGTGCCTTCCTCGGCACCGACTCCGCGCCGCACACCCGCCACCGTAAGGAAGCCAGCTGTGGCTGCGCCGGCTGCTTTAACGCCCCGACCGCCCTCGGCAGCTACGCCACGGTGTTTGAAGAAATGAACGCTCTGCAGCACTTTGAGGCTTTCTGCTCGCTGAACGGCCCGCGCTTCTACGGTCTGCCGATCAATGAGAGCTACGTTGAACTGGTGCGTGAAGAGACGACCGTTGTGGACAGCATTGCCCTGCCCAATGACACCCTGGTGCCCTTCCTGGCGGGTGAAACTGTCCGCTGGACCATGAAGAAATAA
- the rimJ gene encoding ribosomal protein S5-alanine N-acetyltransferase has translation MFGYRSNVPKVRLTTDRLVVRLVHDRDAWRLADYYAENKAFLKPWEPVRDDSHCYPSGWQARLSMIAEFHKQGSAFYFALLDPEEKEIIGVANFSNVVRGSFHACYLGYSIGEKWQGQGLMFEALTTAIRYMQRTQHIHRIMANYMPHNQRSGALLARLGFEKEGYAKDYLLIDGQWRDHVLTALTTPDWSAGR, from the coding sequence ATGTTTGGCTATCGCAGTAACGTGCCGAAGGTGCGTTTGACGACGGACAGGCTGGTGGTGCGCCTGGTTCACGATCGTGACGCATGGCGTCTGGCCGATTATTACGCCGAAAATAAAGCGTTCTTAAAACCGTGGGAGCCGGTACGTGATGACAGCCACTGCTATCCTTCCGGATGGCAGGCGCGCCTGTCGATGATTGCCGAATTCCATAAGCAGGGTTCAGCATTCTATTTCGCCCTGCTCGATCCAGAGGAAAAAGAGATCATCGGCGTGGCGAACTTCTCCAACGTGGTGCGCGGATCGTTTCATGCCTGTTATCTCGGCTACTCCATTGGTGAGAAGTGGCAGGGGCAGGGGCTGATGTTTGAAGCGCTGACCACGGCAATTCGCTATATGCAGCGCACGCAGCATATTCATCGCATTATGGCCAACTATATGCCGCATAATCAGCGCAGCGGCGCGCTGCTGGCGCGGTTGGGGTTTGAAAAGGAGGGTTACGCCAAAGATTATCTGCTGATTGACGGGCAGTGGCGTGACCATGTGTTAACGGCGTTAACGACGCCGGACTGGTCTGCGGGACGTTAA
- the mdtH gene encoding multidrug efflux MFS transporter MdtH — MSRVSQARSLGKYFLLVDNMLVVLGFFVVFPLISIRFVDQMGWAALMVGIALGLRQLVQQGLGIFGGAIADRFGAKPMIVTGMLMRAGGFAAMAVAHEPWVLWLSCILSGLGGTLFDPPRAALVVKLVRPHQRGRFFSILMMQDSAGAVIGALLGSWLLQYDFRLVCSAGAALFIACAAFNAWYLPAWKLSTVKTPVREGLGRVLRDKRFVTYVLTLTGYYMLAVQVMLMLPIMVNDIAGSPAAVKWMYAIEATISLTLLYPIARWSEKRFRLEHRLMAGLLVMTLAMLPIGMTSSLQQLFTLICLFYIGSIIAEPARETLGASLADARARGSYMGFSRLGLAFGGALGYAGGGWLFDAGKAVGQPELPWLMLGAIGIITFLALWWQFSPKRSASGMLEPRT, encoded by the coding sequence ATGTCCCGCGTATCGCAGGCAAGGAGCCTGGGTAAATATTTCCTGTTAGTCGATAACATGCTGGTCGTGCTGGGCTTTTTTGTCGTCTTCCCGCTGATTTCCATCCGCTTTGTCGATCAGATGGGGTGGGCGGCGCTGATGGTCGGTATTGCGCTTGGCCTGCGCCAGCTGGTACAGCAGGGATTAGGCATCTTTGGCGGCGCCATCGCCGACCGCTTCGGCGCGAAACCAATGATCGTCACCGGCATGTTGATGCGTGCCGGCGGCTTCGCCGCGATGGCCGTTGCCCATGAGCCATGGGTGCTCTGGCTCTCCTGTATTTTGTCCGGGCTGGGCGGCACGCTATTCGATCCGCCGCGGGCCGCCCTGGTGGTTAAGCTGGTGCGCCCGCATCAGCGCGGCCGCTTTTTCTCCATTCTGATGATGCAGGATAGCGCCGGGGCAGTGATCGGCGCCCTGCTGGGCAGCTGGCTGCTGCAGTATGATTTTCGTCTGGTGTGCAGCGCCGGCGCCGCGCTGTTTATCGCCTGTGCGGCGTTTAATGCCTGGTATCTGCCGGCGTGGAAGTTGTCTACGGTGAAAACCCCGGTGCGAGAAGGGCTGGGCCGGGTGCTGCGGGACAAGCGCTTCGTCACCTATGTCCTGACGCTCACCGGCTATTATATGCTGGCGGTGCAGGTAATGCTGATGCTGCCGATCATGGTGAATGATATCGCCGGCTCGCCAGCGGCAGTGAAGTGGATGTACGCCATCGAAGCCACCATTTCGCTCACCCTGCTCTACCCCATCGCTCGGTGGAGCGAAAAACGCTTCCGCCTTGAGCATCGGCTGATGGCCGGTCTGCTGGTGATGACCCTGGCCATGCTGCCGATCGGCATGACCAGCAGTTTACAGCAGCTGTTTACCCTGATTTGCCTGTTTTACATCGGCTCCATCATTGCCGAACCTGCCCGCGAGACGCTGGGCGCTTCGCTGGCAGACGCCCGGGCGCGTGGCAGCTATATGGGCTTCAGCCGTCTGGGCCTCGCCTTTGGCGGCGCGCTGGGTTACGCGGGCGGCGGTTGGCTGTTTGATGCCGGGAAAGCCGTGGGCCAGCCCGAGCTGCCATGGCTGATGCTTGGGGCCATCGGGATTATCACCTTCCTGGCGCTGTGGTGGCAGTTTAGTCCGAAACGCTCTGCCTCCGGCATGCTGGAGCCGCGTACATGA
- the solA gene encoding N-methyl-L-tryptophan oxidase, protein MQYDLIIIGSGSVGAAAGYYARRAGLNVLMTDAHQPPHQEGSHHGSSRLIRHAYGEGEKYVPLVLRAQQLWDELAEISGEAVFERTGVINLGPASSPFLANVAASARAFDLEVEELDAQAVMQRWPEIRLPDGYRAIFEPASGVLRSELAVETWIRLAREAGCAQLFNCPVSAIHHHADGITIDTLDGEYHGKKLLVSAGTWVTRLLPDLPIQPVRKVFAWYQADGRYSSKNHFPAFTGEMPNGDQYYGFPAEDNELKIGKHNGGQPIATPQERVAFGAVASDGSESFPFLRNVLPGIGGCLHGASCTYDNTVDEDFIIDTLPGRPDTLLITGLSGHGFKFAPVLGEIASQFARGEASTFNLTPFSLARFSS, encoded by the coding sequence ATGCAATACGATCTTATCATTATCGGCAGCGGCTCTGTTGGCGCTGCGGCGGGGTATTATGCGCGTCGTGCCGGACTCAATGTTCTGATGACCGATGCCCATCAACCTCCCCATCAGGAAGGCAGCCATCACGGCAGCAGCCGTCTTATCCGTCACGCCTATGGCGAAGGTGAAAAATATGTTCCGCTGGTGCTGCGTGCCCAGCAGCTATGGGATGAACTGGCAGAGATCAGTGGCGAAGCCGTGTTTGAACGTACCGGCGTCATTAACCTCGGCCCCGCCAGCTCCCCTTTCCTGGCCAACGTCGCCGCCAGCGCCAGGGCGTTCGATCTTGAGGTTGAAGAGTTAGATGCCCAGGCTGTAATGCAACGCTGGCCGGAGATACGCCTTCCCGATGGCTACCGGGCGATCTTCGAACCTGCTTCCGGCGTACTGCGCAGTGAGCTGGCCGTCGAGACCTGGATCCGTCTGGCGCGGGAAGCAGGCTGTGCACAGTTATTCAACTGTCCGGTCTCAGCCATTCATCACCATGCTGACGGCATCACCATCGATACCCTCGACGGTGAATATCATGGTAAAAAACTGCTGGTCAGCGCCGGCACCTGGGTCACCCGCCTGCTGCCGGACCTCCCCATCCAGCCGGTACGCAAGGTCTTCGCCTGGTACCAGGCCGATGGCCGTTACAGCAGCAAAAATCATTTCCCGGCATTCACCGGTGAGATGCCCAACGGCGATCAATACTACGGCTTCCCGGCAGAAGATAATGAACTGAAGATTGGCAAGCATAACGGCGGCCAGCCGATCGCCACGCCGCAGGAGCGGGTAGCGTTTGGCGCGGTCGCCAGCGATGGTTCCGAATCCTTCCCGTTTTTGCGTAACGTTCTGCCAGGCATCGGCGGCTGCCTGCACGGCGCCTCCTGCACCTACGACAATACCGTCGATGAGGACTTTATTATCGATACGTTGCCAGGCAGGCCAGACACGCTGCTGATCACCGGGCTGAGCGGCCACGGCTTTAAGTTTGCGCCAGTGCTGGGGGAAATTGCCAGTCAGTTTGCCCGGGGTGAGGCGTCGACCTTTAACCTGACGCCTTTTTCGCTGGCGCGCTTTAGCTCATAA